The Sphingomonas sp. NBWT7 nucleotide sequence GGCGTGTTCATCTCCTCGCCGCGGCTCGACGTCGATTGGCGACCGTTCGCCTTCGTCAACAATCACGTCAACGTGCGGAGCCTGGAAAGCCAGCTCGTCACGATGACGCGCAACCCGGAATTCATTCCGCAGCCGAGCGATCCCGACGCACCGCTGCTGCCCGATCTCGACATCGATATCGACCGGCTGCGCGTCGCGCGCTTCGTGATGGAAGCGCCCGTTGCGGGCCAGCGGCATATCGCGCGGCTCGACGGCGCGGCGCATATCGCCGATCGGCGCGCGCAGCTGACGGTCGATGCCGCCGCCCTGCGCGCGCCCGGCGTCGCCGGCGGCGACACGCTCCGGCTCAAGCTCGACGCCGTACCCGACGACGACAAGCTCGATCTCGACGCGCGGCTGTTCGCACCGGCGGGCGGTCTCGTCGCGGCAATCGCGGGCACCAAGGCGCCGCTGACGGCGACGATCGGCGGGCAGGGGAGCTGGGCGGCATGGCGTGGCAAGGCCGTGGCGACGCTGGGCGGCGGGCAGTTCGCCGACCTCGACCTGTCGGCACGCGACGGACATATCGAGATCCGCGGGACGACGCAGCCCGGCCTCTATCTCGAAGGGCCGGTCGAACGGCTTACCGCGCCGCGGCTCGACGTCGCGATCGACACGACGCTCGCCGAGCGCCGCGCCGACACGCGGATCAAGCTCGCCTCGAGCGCGCTGGCGGTCGACGCCGGCGGGATCATCGATCTGGCGAAAAGCCGCTTCGGCAATTTCGCGGTCGACGCGAAGCTGCTGACGCCCGGCGCGATCGCGCCCAACCTGCGCGGGCGCGACGTGCTCGCGCGGATGGTGCTGAACGGCGCGTTCGCGACGCCGACGGTGGATTACAAGGTGCGCGCGACGACGCTCGGCTTCGCCGAAACGACGGTCGAAAACCTCTATGCTGAGGGGCTCGCTCGGGTCGACAGCGCGCGTATCCTGGTGCCGGTGCACGCCCGCGCGCGGCGCATCAGCGGGCTCAATCCCGCGCTCGGCGGTCTCACGACCAACGTGCGGATCGACGGCGACCTAGCGATCGACATGCCGACGATCCTGTCGGACAATCTGCGCATCTGGTCCGACACGATCGATGCGACCGCGATCATCGCCGCCAACATGGAGACGGGGCGCTACACCGGTGCGCTGAAGGGCCGCGTCAACAATTTCCGCGTCGAAAGCGTCGGTATCGTCAATTTGACGACCGACGCGAAGCTCGTCAGCACCCCCAACGGCGGCTTCGGCATCGTCGGCCGCGTCGCGGTGCAGACGCGCGAGATCTTCAACGACGGCGTGCGCAGCTTCCTCGGCGGCAACGCGGTGGCGGCGGCGAACCTCGGCTACGACACCAACGGCATCGTCACCTTTCGCGACGTGCGGCTCAACGCGCCGGCCTTCCGCGTGACGCGGGGCAGTGGGCGTTACGATCTCAACAGCGGTGCTGTGCTGGTCGACGCCGATGCCTATTCGGCGCAATATGGGCCATTGTTCGCACTAGTGACGGGCAGCGCCGCCGCCCCGGTGGTGACGCTGCGCGCACCGCGGCCGGGCGTCGGCGTCGGGCTCGCCGATCTCAACGCACGGATTGTCGGGCGCGGCGGCGCTTATGCCGTGACGGCGACGGGAAACACGACCTACGGCCCCTTCAACGCCGACGTGCTCGTCCGGCCGGGGGCTCAGCTGACGGTCGATCTCAACCGCGTGATCTTTGCCGGCGTCAATTTCACCGGGCGCGTCGTCCAGACCGCCGCAGGGCCGTTCGCCGGGCGCGTGCAATTCGCCGGATCGGGGCTGTCGGGCGCGATGCGGCTCGCGGCGCAGGGCCGCTACCAACGCGCCGATGTCGACGCGCGCGCCTATGCCGCACAGATCCCGGGGCAGGTCGATTTCGTCATCGGCCGAGCGATCGTGAAGGCCAGCATCGTGCTCTACGATACGCCGCAGGTGATCGCCGACGCGCAGGTCGCCGACCTGCGCTACGGCCCTACGGTGATCCAAACCGGGCGGGTGAAGGTGAACTATGCCGGCGGGCGCGGCACCGCGCAGGCGTTGTTCACCGGATCGAACAGCGTGCCGTTCCGCCTCGCCGCCAACGCACGACTGTCGCCGAACGACTATCTCGTCGCGCTGCAGGGCCAGACGAACGGCATCAACTTCCAAACCGGCAATCCGGCGCGGATCGTCGCCACCGGCGGGACGTACCGCCTGTCGCCGACGCAGATCGTGTTCGATCAGGGCCGCGCGCGCGTTGCCGGCAGCTACGGCAACGGGATCAACGCGCAGCTGCGGCTCGACAGCCTCGACCTGTCGATCGCCAACGCGCTGGTGCCCAACCTCGGGCTTGGTGGGCGCGCGACGGGCAGCCTCGATTTCGTCCAGGCGAACGCCAACGCTTTCCCGCAGGCGGACGCGCGCGTCGCGATCAGCAACTTCACGCGGTCGAGCCTTGCCGCGGTGTCGGAGCCGGTCGACGTTGTGTTCGCCGGGCGCCTGGTGGCGAGCGGCGCGGAGGCGCGCGCGCTCGTCAAGCGCGGGCCGACGACGGTGGGCCGGATGCAGGCGTTCCTGCGTCCGCTCGGCAGCGGCGGTTCGTGGGCCTCGCGGCTGATGGCGGCGCCGCTTAGCGGCGGCATCCGCTACAACGGGCAGTCGGGTGTGCTGTTCAGCTTCGCCGGTCTTGCCGAGCAGCAATTGTCCGGGCCTATTGCGGTCGCGGCCGATTTCGGCGGACGGGTGACCGATCCGCGGCTCAACGGCGTGATCCGCGCCGATGCGCTGACCTACGACAACGAAACCTACGGCACGCGTCTGTCGCAGATGGCGATCCGCGCACGCTTCACCAACGATCGCCTGCAGATCGACAGCGTGCGCGCGCGTGCCGGCCGCGGCACCGTGCAGGCGCAGGGCTATGTCAGCCTCGCCGCCGATCAGGGCTATCCAATGCAGATCGACGCGCAGCTCGACGACGCGCAGCTCGCCAAGTCCGACGCGCTCGGCGCGACGGCGAGCGGCACCGTGTCGATCACCAACGGGCGTAATGGCGGGCTGATCAAGGCGGACATCACGGTGCCCGAGGCGCGCTACCAGATAATCCGCCAGGGATCGGCCGAGGTCCCCGAACTGACCGGCGTTCGGCGCAAGCGCGACACCCGCCCGGCGCGGATTACCGACCGGCCCGCGCCTGCTTCGCCGCCGGGGCTGTTCCGCCTCGACATGCGCGTGCGTGCCGACAATCGCCTGTTCGTCTCCGGCATGGGGCTGGAGAGCGAGTGGGAGATGGACCTGCGCGTCGGCGGCACGTCCGCGGCGCCCGTGATCACCGGCGGGCTTGATCTGGTGCGCGGTACCTATTCGTTCGCCGGCAAGCGCTTCGAGGTCGAGCGTGGCCGCGTGCGTTTCCGCGGCGGAGCGCTGACCGATCCCGATATCGATATCCGCGCGACGACGACGAACGACAACGTGACCTTCGTCATCGCCATCACGGGGACGGGGCAGCGGCCGCAGATCGCCTTCACCTCAACCCCGGCGCTGCCGCAGGATGAGGTGCTGAGCCGGCTGCTGTTCGGCACCAATCCGGAGAATTTGTCCGCGACCGAGGCGATCCAGCTGGCGGCGGCGCTCAACTCGCTGCGCGGTTCGGGGGGTGGACTCAATCCGCTTGGCAAGCTGCGCTCGGCCACCGGCTTCGACCGGCTGCGGATCTTGGGCGCGGACGAGGCGAGCGGGCGCGGCAGTGCGCTGGCGGCAGGCAAGTATCTGACCGACGACATCTACGTCGAGATCGTCACCGACGCGCGTGGCTTCACCGCGACGCAGCTGACGATCGCGCTGACCAAGTCGCTGAGCTTGTTGACGCAGGCCGGCTCGTTCGGCGGCTCGAACGCGCAACTGCGTTATTCGAAGGACTATTGATCGCGTGCCGCACTCCCCTGGCGGGGGCGGGCGGCACCGGACAGGCAATTTACATCGCGGTAAGTTAGGTCCTTTTCCGCAACCGGTCGTTGGGCTAGGGTTGCGACAGGAAGAGGATCCCGCGCATGAACGAGCACGTCGACGTCATCATCGTAGGCGCCGGGCTGTCCGGCATCGGCGCGGCGCATCATCTGCAGCAGCGCTGTCCCGATCGCAGCTACCTGATCCTCGAGGCTCGGCAGGCGATGGGCGGCACGTGGGACCTGTTCCGCTATCCGGGGATCCGATCGGATAGCGACATGCACACGCTGGGTTACAATTTCCGCCCGTGGACCAAGGCGAAGTCGATCGCCGACGGCCCGTCGATCCGCGAATATATCGAGGATACGGCGCGCGACGGCGGGATCGATCGCCACATCCGCTTCGGCCACAAGGTGACGGCGATCGAATGGTCGACCCCCGATGCGCACTGGACGGTGACGACGCAGGGGCCGGACGGCACGGCGACTTTCACGTGCAACTTCCTGCACATGTGTTCGGGATATTACGATTACGATCGCGGGCACACGCCGCATTTCGCGGGACAGGAGAGCTTCGCCGGCCGCATCGTTCATCCGCAGCACTGGCCGCAGGACCTCGATTATGCCGGCAAGCGCGTGGTGGTGATTGGCAGCGGCGCAACGGCGGTGACGCTGGTGCCCGAAATGGCGAAGCAGGCGGCGAGCGTCACGATGCTCCAGCGCTCGCCGACCTATGTCGTCTCACGCCCCGGCGAGGACGCGCTCGCAAACTGGCTGCGCCGCAAGCTGCCCGGCAAGACCGCCTATGGCATGACGCGGTGGAAGAACGTGCTGATGGGCATGGTGTTCTATCGCATGACGCGCAAGCAGCCGGAGAAGGTGAAGCAGAAGCTGCTCGACGGGGTGCGCGAGCATCTCGGCCCCGATTATGACGTCGCAACGCACTTCACGCCGCGCTACAACCCGTGGGACCAGCGGCTGTGCCTGGTGCCGGATGCCGACCTGTTCGACACGATCAGGGCGGGGCGCGCCGATGTCGTCACTGACACGATCGAGCGCTTCACTCCGGCAGGCATCCTGCTCACATCTGGCCGCGAGCTTCCCGCCGACGTTATCGTCACCGCGACGGGGCTCGAGGTGAAGCTGCTCAGCGGGATCACGCCGGTGGTCGACGGTGTTGCAAAGGAACTCGGCGAGGCGCTGCAATATAAGGGGATGATGTTCTCCGACGTGCCCAACCTCGCCTTCACCTTCGGCTACACCAATGCGTCGTGGACGCTGAAGGCCGATCTGGTGGCGATGTACCTGTGCCGTATCCTCAACGTGATGAAGAAGCGCGGGCTGCGCCAGGCAACGCCGCGCATCGGCGGCGACGCGATCACGCCCGAACCGTTCGTCGATTTCAGCTCGGGCTATATTCAGCGCGTCGCGGATCAGCTGCCCAAGCAGGGCAACCGCAAACCGTGGAAGCTCAACCAGAATTACGCGCTCGACGTGATGGCGCTGCGCTTCGGATCGGTCGAGGACAGTATGGAATTCTCCAACCCGGCGCCGAAACCCGCGAAGCAGCGCGTCGCGGCCTAGCCCGCGAGCGCCGGCGGCGGTAGCAGCGCGAGGGCGAGCGTGCAGAGGCCGAGGCTGAAGGAAAGGATCAGCCGCAGCTGCAGCCAGCCGGCGGCCGGCGGCGCGGCAATGCGCGTGAGCGCCCGATCGGCCACAGGGCTGAGCAGCAGGCAGACTCCCAGCACGACGAGTGACGGGCCCGGCCAGGCAAGCCCCTGGAACCACGGCAACAATGCGCCCCAGGCGACGAGGCTCGGGGTGACGGCAAGCAGGTAGTGCCACCACCGCCGATCGCCGGCACGCAGCGCGTCCGCCCACCAGATGCCGCCGAGGAACGACAGGATGATCGCGGCGTAGAAGCATCCCGCCGCATTCGCCGCCCAGCGCGCTGCGGGATCGACAACGCCCGACACGACGCACGCGGCCTGCGGCAGGATACCCGCAAGCCCGAGGACGACGACGGGGCGGGGCAGCGAGCGAAGCGACATCATCGGTCCTGACGAATACGTATCGGACCCGAACGCCGGGGGCGATCAACGGGTTGCCGCGCCTGCCGGTCGCGGTGCGGCGAGGTGCCGGCTCTTTCCGCTCCAGTTTCGTCACGCACGGCGCTAAGGCGCGTCGCTTGCCAGCCGAAGGAGCGCGATACGTGAACCAGATCCTGATCCTCACCACCGGCGGGACGATCGACAAACTCTATTTCGATGCGCTCAGCACCTATCAGATCGGCGAGAGCGTGGTCGATCGGATGCTGGCGACGGCGCGGGTGACGCTGCCGTACCGCCGCGTCGAACTGATGCGCAAAGACAGCCTCGAACTCACCGATGCGGATCGCGCCATGATCGCGGCGGCGATCGCCGATGCGCCCGAGCAGCGCATCGTCGTCACGCACGGCACCGATACGATGGCGCAGACGGCGCAGGCGCTACGCGGCATCGCGGGCAAGACGGTGGTGCTGGTCGGTGCGCTTTCGCCGGCGCGCTTCGCGGAGAGCGATGCGACGTTCAACCTTGGCATGGCGTTCGCCGCGGCGCAGGTAGCGCCGGCGGGCGTGTGGATCGCGATGAACGGCACGTTGTTCGACGGCCAGCACGTGCGTAAGGATCGCACGGTCAACGCCTTCGTCGCGGATTGATCACTGAATGGCGCGCCGGCGGCAATCAGCCGGCGCGCGACCGGATCAGCGCTGCGCGACGGCGACGGAGGCGACGGGCGGCGGGAAATCGAGCACACCGCACTTCTTCGCCTGCCACTCGCCCTTGCCCGACCAGCACTGCTTGTCGAGCCGCGGCACGCGCGCGCCGGCGTGGAACGAGCGCGGGAACTGCTGCTCGCCCCACGGCGTCAGGCTGTTGCGCAGCTGGCGCATCCGCTCCTGCGCGATCACGCCGAAGCTGCCGCGCGGCGCGTAAAGCGCAAGACGGCCGATCTCACCGGCGGACTGGCAGAAATTATATTGCGAGGCGACGGCGTTGAAGCTCGAATAGGTTTTCGTCCCAAATTGATCGAGCGCGCCCTGCCCCGCCTTGGGCGCCTTGTTGGTGCGCTGGAAATATTTGGTCAGCGTGTCGTAGCTGTCCTTCAGCTCGGCACGGTGATCGGTAAGGATCGCGTTGTAATTGTCGACCGTCAGCAGCGTCGGCTCGAACTGGCATTGCAGCGCGGCGACGTTGAGCGCGGCGCGGAGCGTCCACGTCAACCCGGCGCGCCGCTCGGCATCGGTGGCACCCGGCAGCGCCATGGCGATACCCGGTTCGTCGCCGCGCACGACGGTGCCGGTCAAATCCTTGGACTTCATGAAGAACTGTGCCGATGCGGGCATCGACGATACAAGCGCCACGGCGGCGACAGCCACCCCCGCGATCCGCAACCGACCCATTTTCTCTGAACTCCCCGACCCGAACGCAGCGGATTCATACGCATTTTCGGGCCGTTATCCAAGCCTCTTCATCATGTTCGCGCCTCAGTCGGTCGCATCGACCGGGCTGAGGAGACACCCGCAAAACGCAGAAAGGCCGCCCGGTCGCCCGGACGGCCCCCAACATAACGCCATTGGCGCGATGATTACATCGCGTTCGTGGTTGTGGTCATGCTGTTGGTCATCATCATGTCGTTCGACATCATGGTGTCGTTCGCCATCATGCCGCCGTTCATCGCGCCGTCCACGGCGGTCATGTTGTCGGTCATGGTGTCCATGCCCTCGGTGGCGTTCATGTCGGTGACGGTCGTGTTGTCGACGGTGGTCTCGGTCTTCGACCCGCAGGCCGACACGGCCAGCGCGGCTGCCGCGATAGCCGAACCGGTCAGGATCTTCGAAAGTGCACGCATGGATAGCTCCCTAGATAATGGATTTGGACGGCGGACGTATCCATAATACCCAAATCGAGGTGGATATTAGTCATAGAACGCCGCCCCCTCAAGCCTCGATTTGTCGAACACAAGTCAGGCTTTTGAGGAAAGCGTCGGCGGTAAACGCGAGGGCGGCGTCGAAGGTTGCAAAATCTGCCGCGTTGCCCAGCGCTTGTGCGCTGGTGACGGGATAGTCGGCGATGCCGCAGGGCACGATGCCGCCGAAATGGGCGAGATCGGGCGCCAGGTTCACCGAAAAGCCGTGCATCGTGACCCATTTGCGCACGCGCACGCCGATCGCGCCGATCTTCGCCTCGCGTCCGTCGCGGTCGAGAGTCCAGATCCCGATCCGCCCCGGTGCGCGAAACGCGTCGATCCCGATGCGGTCGAGCGCGGCGATCACCCACCCTTCGAGGCCGTGGACGAAGCAGCGCACGTCACGCCCGCGCTGCGCAAGATCGAGAACGAGATAGCCGATCCGCTGCCCGGGCCCATGATAGGTATAGCGACCGCCGCGGCCAGCTTTCACGACCGGGAAACGCGGATCGATCAGTTCGGCGGCGTCGGCGCTGGTGCCCGCGGTGTAGACCGGAGGATGTTCGAGCAGCCAGACGAGCTCGCGCGCGTCGTGCCGCGCGACCGCCGCATTGCGCGCCTCCATCTCGGCCAGCGCCGCGGCATAGTCGGTCAGTCCCGGCGAGTTGCGCCATTCGATGTCGCCGATCGTCACGGGGCGTCAGATGCGCACCCCGACAGTGATTGGCAAGCGTCGCGGCGATCGGGTAGGCGGCGGCGATGGATCGCACCAAGGGGCGCTGCGCATGATCAGCATGAGCGAGATATGGGATCGGACGGTCGCGGTGATCGCGGGGCGGTTCGCCATGCTGGCGTCGATCGCGACGCTACTGCTGCTCGCCCCGCCAATCGCGCAGGCGGCGATCGATGCGATTTCGGGCACCTCGCCGGCGCTGCGCTTCGTCGGCGGCCTCGTCGCGCTGCTGGTGTTCGTCGCGGCGATGCTCGGGGCGCTGGCCGTGACGGCGGTGGCGACCGACCCGTCGCTCGACCAGCGCGGCGCGCTCGAAGCCGCCGGGCTGCGGATCGGCCCGCTGCTCGCAGTATCGATCGTCCTCGGCATCGTCCTCTTCGCGAGCTTTATTCCCGCCATACTGCTGATCGGCACGTCCGGCTTCGACATCGTCCGCGCGCAGGCGGGTGCGCCGCAGCAGGCGCTCGACACCGGCCGCTTCGCGCTTGGCGGGCTGTTCATGCTCGTCACGCTCTTCGCCTGGCTCTGGGTGTTCGCCAAGCTGGTGCCGTTGCCGGCGGTGGTGATGAACGAGCGCCGCGGGCTGGGTGCTATCACGCGCTCGTTCGCCTTGACGCGCCGATCGACGGCGAAACTGTTCGGGGTACTGATCCTCTACGCGATCGTCATGGCGGTCGCGCTCATGGCTGTCACGTCGGTGCTCGGGTTGATGACACGGCTGATCGTGGGGCCTGATGCGCCAGGAGCGGTTGCGTTCGTCGTCGCTGTGGGGACGGCGATCGTCACGTGCGTCTTCAGCGTGGTGCAGAACGTGTTCGGCGGGCAATATTATCTGAAGGCGCGCGCGGTGCGCGAGGCGGCGTGAACCCCAATTTCATCACCCTCCTGATCGATACGTGGCGTACCTCCCGGCGCGACGCGGATCTCGTGCTGCGGATCGCCGGCGCGCTGGTGTTCCTGCCGGCCTTCGCGGTGCAACTGCTGTGCGATCCCTTGCCCGCGCTACCCACCGAGCGTGACGAGCGCGCGATGCAGGTCTGGCTCGATGCGGTGTCGGCGTGGGGGCAGGGGAATGCCTTCTGGTATGTCGCCGCCGACCTCGTCGGCATGGTCGGGCTGGCGACCGTCGCGCTGCTGTTGCTCGACCGGCGCGCCCCCTCGGTGCGCGAGGCGCTGGCCGATGTCGCACGGCGCTTGCCGCGGTTCGTGCTTGCCAATCTGCTGGTCGCGATCCCCGTCGGGCTCGGCCTGTGGTTGCTCATCCTGCCCGGGTTGTACCTTCAGGCGCGGCTTATCGCGGCGATCCCGGCGCTGGCGGCAGAACCCGGGCTGAGCGCCGCGCGCGCGGTGCGGCGGAGCTGGCGGATGACCGCGATGCCCGGCTGGGCGATCCTAGGCGCGATCGTCGCGCTGTTCCTGTTGCAGTGGCTGATCGTCAGCCCGTTGTTGCCCGCCGAGACGTGGCTGCGCACGCCGGGCCACGAGAATCCGTTCGTCATCGCATTGGTCGCCGCGCTGCTCGCTGCGGCCTCGACCGTCTACAACCTGGCGCTGCTGTTGCTCGGCGTCGTCGCCTATCGCCGCTGGGCCAGCATCGGCACGTGAGGGGCAAGGCTTTCGTCCAGCAATCCGGCGAGCCGCGGGTCCGCGAACGTCTCCACCGTGCGCCGCACCGCTACGAAGCCCTGTGCGCGATAAAAGCCGAGCGCGCGGGGATGGTCGAGCGTGCAGGTGTTGACCGTGACGCGGGCGATCCCGGCGCGCCAAACGCGCGCCAGTGCTTCGGTCATCATCCAGCGTCCGTGCCCCTGACCGGCAAGTTCGGGAACGAAGCCGAAATAGGATAGCTCGCCGATGCCCGCGCGGCGGAAATCGAGCTCCAGCATCCCCACTTCGATGCCGGAGGGATCGACCGCGGCGTAGATCTCGACCGCGGGATCGTGGATGATCGCGTGCAGCGCGGCGTCGTCGATCGCCAGGCGCGAGAACCACAACCACGGCCCGCCGACGCGGCGGAACAGCGTGCGATACGCCGCCGCAGTCGGCCGCTCCCACCGCACCAACCGAAAGCGGGTTTCCGGCATCGGGCGCAGCGGCGGACGGCGCCTCATCTCCAGCGTGGTGACGATCGTCGCCACCTGATCGTCGGGAACCGCGATCAGCCCCACGTCGCGACCGGCGGCAGGCTC carries:
- a CDS encoding translocation/assembly module TamB domain-containing protein; protein product: MPEDNVTTDTVAVHRPLWLRILKWIGVAIAALLVLLLVIVFGINTDPGRRLVADQLGGYTTAGGLNIKVGRIDGSLYGRMVLSDVRVSDPKGVFISSPRLDVDWRPFAFVNNHVNVRSLESQLVTMTRNPEFIPQPSDPDAPLLPDLDIDIDRLRVARFVMEAPVAGQRHIARLDGAAHIADRRAQLTVDAAALRAPGVAGGDTLRLKLDAVPDDDKLDLDARLFAPAGGLVAAIAGTKAPLTATIGGQGSWAAWRGKAVATLGGGQFADLDLSARDGHIEIRGTTQPGLYLEGPVERLTAPRLDVAIDTTLAERRADTRIKLASSALAVDAGGIIDLAKSRFGNFAVDAKLLTPGAIAPNLRGRDVLARMVLNGAFATPTVDYKVRATTLGFAETTVENLYAEGLARVDSARILVPVHARARRISGLNPALGGLTTNVRIDGDLAIDMPTILSDNLRIWSDTIDATAIIAANMETGRYTGALKGRVNNFRVESVGIVNLTTDAKLVSTPNGGFGIVGRVAVQTREIFNDGVRSFLGGNAVAAANLGYDTNGIVTFRDVRLNAPAFRVTRGSGRYDLNSGAVLVDADAYSAQYGPLFALVTGSAAAPVVTLRAPRPGVGVGLADLNARIVGRGGAYAVTATGNTTYGPFNADVLVRPGAQLTVDLNRVIFAGVNFTGRVVQTAAGPFAGRVQFAGSGLSGAMRLAAQGRYQRADVDARAYAAQIPGQVDFVIGRAIVKASIVLYDTPQVIADAQVADLRYGPTVIQTGRVKVNYAGGRGTAQALFTGSNSVPFRLAANARLSPNDYLVALQGQTNGINFQTGNPARIVATGGTYRLSPTQIVFDQGRARVAGSYGNGINAQLRLDSLDLSIANALVPNLGLGGRATGSLDFVQANANAFPQADARVAISNFTRSSLAAVSEPVDVVFAGRLVASGAEARALVKRGPTTVGRMQAFLRPLGSGGSWASRLMAAPLSGGIRYNGQSGVLFSFAGLAEQQLSGPIAVAADFGGRVTDPRLNGVIRADALTYDNETYGTRLSQMAIRARFTNDRLQIDSVRARAGRGTVQAQGYVSLAADQGYPMQIDAQLDDAQLAKSDALGATASGTVSITNGRNGGLIKADITVPEARYQIIRQGSAEVPELTGVRRKRDTRPARITDRPAPASPPGLFRLDMRVRADNRLFVSGMGLESEWEMDLRVGGTSAAPVITGGLDLVRGTYSFAGKRFEVERGRVRFRGGALTDPDIDIRATTTNDNVTFVIAITGTGQRPQIAFTSTPALPQDEVLSRLLFGTNPENLSATEAIQLAAALNSLRGSGGGLNPLGKLRSATGFDRLRILGADEASGRGSALAAGKYLTDDIYVEIVTDARGFTATQLTIALTKSLSLLTQAGSFGGSNAQLRYSKDY
- a CDS encoding NAD(P)/FAD-dependent oxidoreductase; this encodes MNEHVDVIIVGAGLSGIGAAHHLQQRCPDRSYLILEARQAMGGTWDLFRYPGIRSDSDMHTLGYNFRPWTKAKSIADGPSIREYIEDTARDGGIDRHIRFGHKVTAIEWSTPDAHWTVTTQGPDGTATFTCNFLHMCSGYYDYDRGHTPHFAGQESFAGRIVHPQHWPQDLDYAGKRVVVIGSGATAVTLVPEMAKQAASVTMLQRSPTYVVSRPGEDALANWLRRKLPGKTAYGMTRWKNVLMGMVFYRMTRKQPEKVKQKLLDGVREHLGPDYDVATHFTPRYNPWDQRLCLVPDADLFDTIRAGRADVVTDTIERFTPAGILLTSGRELPADVIVTATGLEVKLLSGITPVVDGVAKELGEALQYKGMMFSDVPNLAFTFGYTNASWTLKADLVAMYLCRILNVMKKRGLRQATPRIGGDAITPEPFVDFSSGYIQRVADQLPKQGNRKPWKLNQNYALDVMALRFGSVEDSMEFSNPAPKPAKQRVAA
- a CDS encoding DUF3429 domain-containing protein — encoded protein: MSLRSLPRPVVVLGLAGILPQAACVVSGVVDPAARWAANAAGCFYAAIILSFLGGIWWADALRAGDRRWWHYLLAVTPSLVAWGALLPWFQGLAWPGPSLVVLGVCLLLSPVADRALTRIAAPPAAGWLQLRLILSFSLGLCTLALALLPPPALAG
- a CDS encoding asparaginase domain-containing protein — protein: MNQILILTTGGTIDKLYFDALSTYQIGESVVDRMLATARVTLPYRRVELMRKDSLELTDADRAMIAAAIADAPEQRIVVTHGTDTMAQTAQALRGIAGKTVVLVGALSPARFAESDATFNLGMAFAAAQVAPAGVWIAMNGTLFDGQHVRKDRTVNAFVAD
- the lipB gene encoding lipoyl(octanoyl) transferase LipB, which encodes MTIGDIEWRNSPGLTDYAAALAEMEARNAAVARHDARELVWLLEHPPVYTAGTSADAAELIDPRFPVVKAGRGGRYTYHGPGQRIGYLVLDLAQRGRDVRCFVHGLEGWVIAALDRIGIDAFRAPGRIGIWTLDRDGREAKIGAIGVRVRKWVTMHGFSVNLAPDLAHFGGIVPCGIADYPVTSAQALGNAADFATFDAALAFTADAFLKSLTCVRQIEA
- a CDS encoding N-acetyltransferase, with amino-acid sequence MGLIAVPDDQVATIVTTLEMRRRPPLRPMPETRFRLVRWERPTAAAYRTLFRRVGGPWLWFSRLAIDDAALHAIIHDPAVEIYAAVDPSGIEVGMLELDFRRAGIGELSYFGFVPELAGQGHGRWMMTEALARVWRAGIARVTVNTCTLDHPRALGFYRAQGFVAVRRTVETFADPRLAGLLDESLAPHVPMLAQRR